A single region of the Halorussus sp. MSC15.2 genome encodes:
- the hemG gene encoding protoporphyrinogen oxidase encodes MRTDEQSVGIVGGGITGLALAHYLDRRDADFTLFEAAPDPGGVVRSERVDGYLLEWGPQRVRRTDRIDGLIQDLGLESEVRTADPDLPICVYADGELRPAPFSVEEFGATDLLSAETKRTVLAEPFTDPADPEESAAEMFTRKFGAETYRNLLGPLFGGIYGSDPAEMPVGHALSGLVKLEARHGSLLKAAIHRTAGGRDTPPAISFDDGLQRLPEALAEAHAENVRLETPVTGVREGDDGTVTLETPDGSESFDRVVLTTPADLTADLVAGLAPDSADALRELNYNPLAMVYLRTDLDAAGVDPALGYQVGFDEGLRTLGVSWNASMFDRGVCTAFLGGMHDPGILDESEERMGEIAAAEFEEVTGAEAAVVAVNVLRRGFPAYDTSWDAVERIDLPENVRLATNYTARMGVPSRIREAESLADEIQ; translated from the coding sequence ATGAGGACGGACGAGCAGTCGGTGGGAATCGTCGGCGGGGGCATCACGGGTCTCGCGCTGGCCCACTATCTCGACCGGCGCGACGCCGATTTCACCCTGTTCGAGGCCGCGCCCGACCCCGGCGGCGTCGTCCGAAGCGAGCGCGTCGATGGCTACCTGCTCGAGTGGGGTCCCCAACGCGTCCGGCGCACCGACCGCATCGACGGGCTGATTCAGGACCTCGGACTGGAGTCGGAAGTCCGCACCGCGGACCCCGACCTCCCCATCTGCGTCTACGCCGACGGCGAACTCCGGCCAGCGCCCTTCTCCGTCGAGGAGTTCGGCGCGACCGACCTGCTGTCGGCCGAGACCAAGCGGACGGTCCTCGCCGAACCCTTCACCGACCCCGCGGACCCCGAGGAGAGCGCGGCCGAGATGTTCACCCGGAAGTTCGGCGCGGAGACCTACCGGAACCTGCTCGGTCCGCTGTTCGGCGGCATCTACGGGTCGGACCCCGCCGAGATGCCGGTCGGCCACGCGCTCTCGGGCCTCGTGAAACTCGAAGCGCGCCACGGGAGTCTCCTGAAGGCCGCCATCCACCGCACCGCCGGCGGGCGCGACACGCCGCCGGCCATCTCCTTCGACGACGGTCTCCAGCGACTGCCGGAGGCGCTCGCCGAAGCCCACGCCGAGAACGTCCGCCTCGAAACGCCCGTGACGGGGGTTCGGGAGGGCGACGACGGGACCGTCACGCTGGAGACGCCCGACGGGTCCGAGTCGTTCGACCGCGTAGTCCTGACGACGCCCGCGGACCTCACCGCCGACCTCGTGGCCGGCCTCGCGCCCGACTCGGCCGACGCGCTCCGCGAACTGAACTACAACCCGCTCGCCATGGTCTACCTCCGGACGGACCTCGACGCGGCGGGCGTGGACCCGGCGCTCGGTTATCAGGTCGGGTTCGACGAGGGCCTCCGGACGCTCGGCGTCTCGTGGAACGCCAGCATGTTCGACCGAGGGGTCTGCACGGCCTTCCTCGGCGGGATGCACGACCCCGGGATTCTGGACGAGAGCGAGGAGCGAATGGGCGAGATTGCGGCGGCCGAGTTCGAGGAGGTGACGGGCGCCGAGGCGGCGGTCGTGGCCGTGAACGTCCTCCGGCGCGGGTTCCCGGCCTACGACACCTCGTGGGACGCCGTCGAGCGTATCGACCTCCCGGAGAACGTCCGACTGGCGACCAACTACACCGCGCGGATGGGCGTCCCCAGTCGGATTCGGGAGGCCGAGTCGCTGGCGGACGAGATTCAATAA
- a CDS encoding glycosyltransferase, with translation MRVLLIPELYRPDDPTANGTLGDAATWVEGWLDRDPALHVYWLVPPQVPDEAILADRERVTAIRAEPFGDGGDGTDRPDEADIFTEGGYSWAELDALKRAIYDRGAYLDAVVDQRRTGRFDLRKWLCQQTDRWAADVVPFDVIANVHDLQVPFKYRYCSYRDEFQSRMAMAGAVFADGVWFKAGVDADRLRERATEVLRPEVVEDALDDAIETGSPIDLSGFEESYADAPEVLHLAGSLWEKKRADRLLAVGERLHEEFGVETLLTSMEQIPDEYASPEWVETFPEADRETYETALRRGDLAVCASEYETMARTPFEQAASGQVLVLRDEPWIYDCVPDDYRLVGDPDDLADIAVTAVRNWDRAVRENRRLVARVARVRDPDRSARRTHRDLRERVQTKRESYDLGPDDDSVRAALADSPGAEVSLDDLRERTADYTDDALPVTESADYALADLVYALRSLGYRDAGNPGTPTFVRR, from the coding sequence ATGCGCGTCCTGCTAATTCCGGAACTCTACCGCCCCGACGACCCGACGGCAAACGGCACCCTCGGCGACGCCGCGACGTGGGTCGAGGGGTGGCTCGACCGCGACCCCGCGCTCCACGTCTACTGGCTCGTCCCGCCGCAGGTCCCGGACGAGGCGATTCTGGCCGACCGCGAGCGGGTCACCGCGATTCGGGCCGAACCGTTCGGTGATGGCGGAGACGGCACCGACCGGCCAGACGAGGCCGACATCTTCACCGAGGGCGGCTACAGTTGGGCCGAACTCGACGCGCTGAAGCGCGCTATCTACGACCGGGGCGCGTACCTCGACGCCGTCGTGGACCAGCGCCGGACCGGCCGGTTCGACCTCCGCAAGTGGCTCTGCCAGCAGACCGACCGGTGGGCCGCCGACGTGGTTCCCTTCGACGTGATAGCCAACGTCCACGACCTGCAGGTCCCGTTCAAGTACCGCTACTGCTCGTACCGCGACGAGTTCCAGAGCAGGATGGCGATGGCCGGGGCCGTCTTCGCCGACGGGGTCTGGTTCAAGGCCGGAGTGGACGCCGACCGACTCCGCGAGCGCGCGACCGAGGTTCTCCGTCCCGAGGTGGTCGAAGACGCGCTCGACGACGCAATCGAGACCGGGAGTCCCATCGACCTCTCGGGGTTCGAGGAGTCGTACGCCGACGCTCCCGAGGTCCTCCACCTCGCGGGGTCGCTCTGGGAGAAGAAACGCGCCGACCGTCTCCTCGCGGTCGGCGAGCGCCTGCACGAGGAGTTCGGCGTCGAGACGCTACTCACGAGCATGGAGCAGATACCGGACGAGTACGCGAGTCCCGAGTGGGTCGAGACCTTCCCGGAAGCCGACCGCGAGACCTACGAGACCGCGCTCCGGCGCGGCGACCTCGCGGTCTGCGCCAGCGAGTACGAGACCATGGCCCGGACGCCCTTCGAGCAGGCCGCCAGCGGACAGGTGCTCGTTCTCCGAGACGAACCATGGATATACGACTGCGTGCCCGACGACTACCGTCTCGTCGGTGACCCCGACGACCTCGCCGATATCGCAGTTACCGCGGTCCGAAACTGGGACCGGGCGGTCCGCGAGAACCGCCGCCTCGTGGCCCGCGTCGCGCGCGTCCGGGACCCCGACCGGTCGGCCCGTCGGACCCACCGCGACCTCCGGGAGCGCGTCCAGACCAAGCGCGAGAGCTACGACCTCGGCCCGGACGACGACTCGGTTCGCGCCGCGCTCGCAGACTCGCCCGGCGCGGAGGTCTCGCTGGACGACCTCCGGGAGCGAACCGCCGACTACACCGACGACGCGCTCCCCGTCACCGAGTCGGCCGACTACGCGCTCGCCGACCTCGTGTACGCGCTCCGGTCGCTCGGGTATCGGGACGCCGGAAACCCGGGGACGCCGACGTTCGTCCGACGGTAG
- the hemH gene encoding ferrochelatase: MSTGVVLLNFGEPSEPTRENVVAYLERIFLNNASLEEADTEEEARERARQLAERRAPGLIEEYEEIGGSPLNPQAEAQADALADELDARGYDVETYVGMQFTEPFIGDAVEAAREDGVDQLVGLPVYPLCGASTTVAALEELKEETAERDWDVPVAEITGWHRHPLYNEIRAENVRRFTEAHGLDLTDENTELVYSAHGTPRHYLDEGSRYDTYVEEFCEVVGRKLGVESYSLGYQNHENRDIPWTEPDVEELVEEIGESDDIERIVVEPISFMHEQSETLSELDDELREEAEELGLDFYRVPVPHDDDRFRDVLGDLVEPFVGDFDPGYYQFRQCQCSDSPDAMCLNAPVERI; the protein is encoded by the coding sequence ATGTCTACAGGAGTCGTCCTGCTCAACTTCGGTGAGCCGTCGGAACCGACTCGCGAGAACGTCGTCGCGTATCTCGAACGCATCTTCCTGAACAACGCGTCGCTGGAGGAGGCCGACACCGAGGAGGAGGCCCGCGAGCGCGCCCGACAGCTCGCAGAGCGCCGCGCGCCCGGTCTCATCGAGGAGTACGAGGAGATAGGCGGCTCCCCGCTGAACCCGCAGGCCGAGGCGCAGGCCGACGCGCTGGCCGACGAACTCGACGCCCGCGGTTACGACGTCGAGACCTACGTCGGCATGCAGTTCACCGAACCGTTCATCGGCGACGCGGTCGAGGCCGCCCGCGAGGACGGCGTGGACCAGTTGGTCGGACTGCCGGTCTACCCGCTCTGCGGTGCCTCGACGACCGTGGCCGCGCTCGAAGAACTCAAAGAGGAGACCGCAGAACGAGACTGGGACGTGCCGGTCGCGGAAATCACGGGGTGGCACCGCCACCCGCTCTACAACGAGATTCGCGCCGAGAACGTCCGCCGGTTCACCGAGGCCCACGGACTGGACCTGACCGACGAGAACACCGAACTCGTCTACTCGGCCCACGGCACGCCGCGCCACTACCTCGACGAGGGGAGCAGGTACGACACCTACGTCGAGGAGTTCTGCGAGGTCGTCGGCCGAAAGCTCGGCGTCGAATCCTACTCGCTGGGCTACCAGAACCACGAGAACCGCGACATTCCGTGGACCGAACCCGACGTGGAGGAGCTAGTCGAGGAAATCGGCGAGTCCGACGACATCGAGCGCATCGTCGTCGAACCGATAAGCTTCATGCACGAGCAGAGCGAGACGCTCTCGGAACTCGACGACGAACTCCGCGAGGAGGCCGAGGAACTCGGTCTCGACTTCTACCGGGTCCCGGTGCCCCACGACGACGACCGCTTCCGCGACGTCCTCGGCGACTTGGTCGAACCGTTCGTCGGCGACTTCGACCCTGGCTACTACCAGTTCCGCCAGTGCCAGTGTTCCGACTCGCCCGACGCGATGTGCCTCAACGCGCCGGTCGAACGGATATGA
- a CDS encoding PQQ-binding-like beta-propeller repeat protein, whose product MPSDCSRRHFLASGVGVAALGGVSTLVGIGPVESWTPSFGTWPRDHYDLRNRAANPHAEPPTDPEVAWRARPVEKPGSVVVGPERVYVGGEIHAGGQGVAALHREEGRVEWTASVGGATLALRRGTLYAGAHQGESTGLTALDAATGERRWRSSVGEVDGIAVADETVFVGGNPDFAAIDAASGRIRWTDTGGPQAYPAVADGSLFATDTYDLCRYRSRRVSDVLTGSTPPRDWQAEISGFTSHPVVAGGRVLVGSESYRQAPENGALSAFDADSGERRWSAVEVSDDDAPVVVGSSAVVAVGVSRRSVSDRTVGDTTRWLHTRFRTGPNAGASRPVIG is encoded by the coding sequence ATGCCCTCCGATTGCTCTCGTCGCCACTTCCTCGCGTCCGGCGTCGGCGTCGCCGCCCTCGGCGGTGTTAGCACGCTCGTCGGCATCGGTCCCGTCGAGTCGTGGACGCCCTCGTTCGGCACGTGGCCCCGAGACCACTACGACCTCCGGAATCGCGCCGCGAACCCCCACGCCGAACCGCCGACCGACCCGGAAGTCGCGTGGCGCGCCCGTCCGGTCGAAAAACCCGGTTCCGTCGTCGTCGGTCCCGAGCGGGTCTACGTCGGCGGCGAGATTCACGCTGGCGGGCAGGGCGTCGCGGCGCTCCACCGCGAGGAGGGCCGCGTCGAGTGGACTGCGAGCGTCGGCGGTGCGACGCTGGCGCTCCGACGGGGGACACTCTACGCCGGGGCACACCAGGGCGAATCGACCGGTCTCACCGCCCTCGACGCGGCGACGGGCGAGCGACGCTGGCGCTCTTCAGTCGGTGAAGTCGATGGCATAGCCGTCGCCGACGAGACGGTATTCGTTGGCGGGAATCCCGACTTCGCGGCGATAGACGCCGCCTCGGGTCGGATTCGTTGGACCGATACCGGCGGCCCTCAAGCCTACCCTGCAGTCGCCGATGGGTCGTTGTTCGCAACGGACACCTACGACCTCTGTCGGTACCGTTCGCGACGAGTCAGCGACGTACTGACCGGCAGTACGCCGCCGAGAGACTGGCAGGCCGAGATTTCGGGTTTCACGTCCCACCCGGTCGTCGCCGGGGGTCGCGTCCTCGTCGGGTCGGAAAGCTACCGCCAAGCTCCCGAGAACGGCGCGCTCTCGGCGTTCGACGCCGACTCGGGCGAGCGGCGGTGGAGCGCGGTCGAGGTCTCGGACGACGACGCGCCCGTCGTCGTCGGGTCGTCCGCGGTCGTCGCGGTCGGTGTTTCTCGTCGCTCCGTCTCGGACAGGACGGTCGGCGATACCACGCGCTGGTTGCACACTCGCTTTCGGACGGGACCGAACGCTGGCGCTTCGAGACCAGTGATTGGGTGA
- a CDS encoding AI-2E family transporter yields MNLETFLDYDRNRIAWWLYIVALAIGVAFVGYSFVGMFVLGVFFYYASRPIDDRIGEYVDNDGLAAGLTLAGIVTPILFVVGYVILVGLQDLASLSGTPGSGLLAPVLNVGEFTSNQQSLLDTLLENPGKLRSLDTDRVRQLVSTALSALGTVVNVLIVLSLAFGLAFFLLRDDDRIAAWFRDEMAPEGTTGYAYAYAVDDELETVFFGNLVFVLVMAVLAAVVYYGFNFLAPPALTIPFAILLALLTGVASLIPLVVGKVVYVPIVAYLAWVASGQGGVAMIYPIGLLVVSFLVLDILPQTFLQPYISGNDIHVGIMMFAYILGPILFGWYGFFLLPLFFVLVIQAVRIVVTDLIHGDELSPDVDAAPSLGERDLGEMGDSDEDDSATSS; encoded by the coding sequence GTGAACTTGGAGACGTTTCTGGACTACGACCGGAATCGAATCGCGTGGTGGCTCTACATCGTCGCGTTAGCCATCGGCGTCGCATTCGTCGGCTACTCGTTCGTGGGGATGTTCGTGCTGGGCGTGTTCTTCTACTACGCGTCGCGGCCCATCGACGACCGAATCGGCGAGTACGTGGACAACGACGGACTGGCGGCGGGCCTGACGCTGGCGGGCATCGTGACGCCGATACTGTTCGTAGTGGGCTACGTAATCTTGGTGGGGCTACAGGACTTAGCGTCGCTGTCGGGGACGCCGGGGAGCGGACTGCTCGCGCCGGTGTTGAACGTCGGGGAGTTCACCTCGAACCAGCAGAGCCTGCTCGACACGCTGTTGGAGAACCCGGGGAAACTCCGCTCGCTCGACACGGACCGCGTCCGGCAACTGGTGAGTACCGCTCTCTCCGCGCTGGGAACCGTGGTCAACGTCCTCATCGTCCTCTCGCTGGCGTTCGGACTGGCGTTCTTCCTGCTCCGGGACGACGACAGAATCGCGGCGTGGTTCCGCGACGAGATGGCCCCCGAGGGGACGACCGGGTACGCCTACGCCTACGCCGTGGACGACGAACTGGAGACGGTCTTCTTCGGGAACTTGGTGTTCGTCCTCGTCATGGCCGTCCTCGCGGCGGTCGTCTACTACGGGTTCAACTTCCTCGCGCCGCCCGCCCTGACCATCCCGTTCGCCATCTTGCTGGCGCTGCTGACGGGGGTGGCCAGCCTCATCCCGCTCGTCGTCGGGAAGGTGGTCTACGTGCCGATAGTCGCGTACCTCGCGTGGGTCGCGTCCGGACAGGGCGGTGTGGCGATGATATACCCCATCGGTCTGTTGGTGGTGTCGTTCCTCGTCCTCGACATCCTGCCCCAGACGTTCCTCCAGCCCTACATCTCGGGCAACGACATCCACGTCGGTATCATGATGTTCGCGTACATCCTCGGCCCGATTCTGTTCGGGTGGTACGGGTTCTTCCTGCTCCCGCTGTTCTTCGTGCTGGTGATTCAGGCGGTCCGCATCGTCGTGACCGACCTGATTCACGGCGACGAACTCAGTCCGGACGTGGACGCCGCGCCCTCGCTCGGAGAACGCGACCTCGGCGAGATGGGCGACTCCGACGAGGACGACTCCGCGACCTCCTCGTGA
- a CDS encoding GNAT family N-acetyltransferase, translating into MFPDEIETARLRLVRLCRENVSTAELYRHMRADAPHMSEVSEYAMWDPHETPKDTDDFLTDTERQWDDYEQATYAIFLRPSESSDDGERLAGTTNLHFDWERRSAELGIWLRKPFWGRGYSGERAAAMLELAFDRLDLELVGASHQDGNANSRRAIEKYVERFGGQYDGVLRNFVPQGDEVRDLHRYTVSQEQYRDAMGDET; encoded by the coding sequence GTGTTTCCCGACGAGATAGAGACAGCGCGCCTGCGACTCGTCCGTCTCTGCCGCGAGAACGTCTCGACGGCGGAACTCTACCGGCACATGCGCGCGGATGCGCCCCACATGAGCGAGGTCAGCGAGTACGCGATGTGGGACCCCCACGAGACGCCGAAGGACACCGACGACTTCCTCACCGACACCGAGCGACAGTGGGACGACTACGAACAGGCCACCTACGCCATCTTTCTGCGGCCCTCGGAGTCGAGCGACGACGGCGAGCGCCTCGCGGGCACGACTAATCTCCACTTCGACTGGGAACGTCGCTCGGCGGAGTTGGGTATCTGGCTCCGCAAACCCTTCTGGGGCCGGGGGTACTCCGGCGAGCGCGCGGCGGCGATGCTGGAACTGGCCTTCGACCGACTCGACCTCGAACTCGTCGGTGCGTCCCATCAGGACGGCAACGCCAACTCCCGGCGTGCCATCGAGAAGTACGTCGAACGGTTCGGCGGCCAGTACGACGGCGTCCTCCGCAACTTCGTCCCGCAGGGCGACGAAGTTCGGGACCTCCACCGCTACACCGTCTCGCAGGAGCAGTACCGGGACGCGATGGGGGACGAGACGTGA
- a CDS encoding arylsulfotransferase family protein, producing the protein MTRKRRLRVVFAVVLAVTALAVGSGYAITSADGTVEDHLDGSGLTDADARVAPQSDGITVVATDSNSWLGSRGEGPRARAELLAFAPNGSVLHYDDSHTRYWDVDPVPGTEATVEYGYSDHLTASECPDDWNVSEYAVDRETWDEYYAAHRDVGACTRNGYERVNLTTGEVTPVWSQVTPGKPETRYHDVDRINDTHLLVADIYLDRVFVVNAETGRIGWTWNATEAFSSEATGGPYPEDWTHVNDVELLDDGRVMASLRNHDRVVFVNRTSGLVENWTLGNEDDYDTLYEQHNPDYINASSGGPAVVVGDSENNRVVEYQRENGTWQKSWTWRDARMQWPRDADRLTNGHTLITDSNGNRVFEVNRQGEVVWSVDVAFPYEAERLDTGDESTGGESARRAGVETRTPPLDEQFWILLKNLIPGKYLNGLMYITPAWMGFPELFASVLFGVVAVLWLVTELLWAVVPRVWSSSPGSDLEDRRIEDD; encoded by the coding sequence GTGACTCGAAAACGCCGCCTCCGCGTAGTTTTCGCCGTGGTACTCGCTGTCACGGCCCTCGCCGTCGGGTCCGGGTACGCGATAACCTCGGCCGACGGGACCGTCGAGGACCACCTCGACGGAAGCGGTCTCACGGACGCCGACGCCCGCGTCGCCCCGCAGAGCGACGGCATCACCGTGGTCGCGACCGACTCGAACTCGTGGCTCGGTAGCCGCGGCGAGGGACCGCGAGCGCGGGCCGAACTGCTGGCGTTCGCGCCCAACGGGTCCGTCCTCCACTACGACGACTCGCACACGCGCTACTGGGACGTGGACCCCGTCCCCGGCACGGAAGCGACCGTCGAGTACGGCTACTCCGACCACCTCACGGCGTCGGAGTGTCCCGACGACTGGAACGTCTCCGAGTACGCCGTGGACCGCGAGACGTGGGACGAGTACTACGCCGCCCACCGCGACGTGGGCGCCTGCACCAGAAACGGGTACGAACGGGTGAACCTCACGACCGGCGAGGTCACCCCGGTCTGGTCGCAGGTGACGCCCGGGAAACCCGAGACCCGGTACCACGACGTGGACCGCATCAACGACACCCACCTGCTGGTGGCCGACATCTACCTCGACCGGGTGTTCGTCGTGAACGCCGAGACCGGCCGCATCGGGTGGACGTGGAACGCCACCGAGGCCTTCTCGTCCGAGGCGACCGGCGGTCCCTACCCCGAAGACTGGACCCACGTCAACGACGTGGAACTGCTCGACGACGGCCGCGTGATGGCGAGTCTCCGGAACCACGACCGGGTGGTCTTCGTGAACCGGACCAGCGGTCTCGTGGAGAACTGGACCCTCGGCAACGAGGACGACTACGACACCCTCTACGAGCAGCACAACCCCGACTACATCAACGCGTCGTCGGGCGGTCCGGCGGTGGTCGTCGGCGACTCCGAGAACAACCGGGTCGTCGAGTACCAGCGCGAGAACGGAACGTGGCAGAAGTCGTGGACGTGGCGCGACGCCCGGATGCAGTGGCCCCGCGACGCCGACCGCCTGACGAACGGCCACACCCTGATTACGGACTCGAACGGTAACCGCGTCTTCGAGGTGAACCGACAGGGCGAGGTCGTCTGGAGCGTGGACGTGGCGTTCCCCTACGAGGCCGAGCGCCTCGATACGGGCGACGAGAGTACGGGCGGGGAGAGCGCCCGGCGGGCCGGTGTCGAGACCCGGACGCCGCCGCTCGACGAGCAGTTCTGGATACTCCTGAAGAACCTGATTCCGGGCAAGTACCTCAACGGACTGATGTACATCACCCCGGCGTGGATGGGCTTCCCAGAACTGTTCGCGTCGGTCCTGTTCGGCGTCGTCGCGGTGCTCTGGCTAGTCACCGAACTCCTCTGGGCCGTCGTGCCCCGGGTGTGGTCGTCGAGTCCGGGGTCGGACCTCGAAGACCGTCGAATCGAGGACGACTGA
- a CDS encoding ribonuclease H-like domain-containing protein: MKLQNSFIGARRVGEKTERKLWQQGVTHWDDFEDGLLGPKTTEYVREFIDAARERLDAGDASFFGERLPSGSLWRTYGNFADDACFFDIETTGLDSARHDVTTVSLHRGGETRTYVQGRDLTAEALREEFAESSVLVSFNGKRFDQPFLEDNFDLDVTTPHLDLMYTCKQVGLSGGLKTVEREVGIDRDDDDVDGREAVRLWHRYDRDEDDAALDRLVKYNREDAENLRNLLEHVHETLRADVFEPHVQ; the protein is encoded by the coding sequence ATGAAACTCCAGAACTCGTTCATCGGCGCACGCCGGGTGGGCGAGAAGACCGAGCGGAAACTCTGGCAGCAGGGCGTCACCCACTGGGACGACTTCGAGGACGGCCTGCTCGGCCCCAAGACCACCGAGTACGTCCGGGAGTTCATCGACGCGGCCCGGGAGCGCCTCGACGCCGGGGACGCCTCGTTCTTCGGCGAGCGACTGCCGAGCGGGAGCCTCTGGCGGACCTACGGCAACTTCGCCGACGACGCCTGCTTCTTCGACATCGAGACCACCGGCCTCGACAGCGCGCGCCACGACGTGACGACGGTCAGTCTCCACCGCGGCGGCGAGACCCGGACTTACGTGCAGGGGAGAGACCTCACTGCGGAAGCGCTCCGCGAGGAGTTCGCGGAGTCGAGCGTGCTGGTCTCGTTCAACGGCAAGCGGTTCGACCAACCCTTCCTCGAAGACAACTTCGACCTCGACGTGACCACGCCCCACCTCGATTTGATGTACACCTGCAAGCAGGTCGGTCTCTCGGGCGGTCTCAAAACCGTCGAGCGCGAGGTCGGCATCGACCGCGACGACGACGACGTGGACGGCCGCGAGGCGGTCAGACTCTGGCACCGCTACGACCGCGACGAGGACGACGCGGCGCTCGACCGACTCGTGAAGTACAACCGCGAGGACGCCGAGAACCTGCGGAATCTGCTCGAACACGTCCACGAGACCCTGCGGGCAGACGTGTTCGAACCGCACGTCCAGTAA
- a CDS encoding PQQ-binding-like beta-propeller repeat protein, with product MSTVAVGGETVLVGTFGDPDTPGDARNRLFGFTLDGRERWSFDAGSAVRGVAAVGQTVFVATENSPESGRNGVLYALR from the coding sequence GTGAGTACAGTCGCGGTCGGCGGTGAGACCGTCCTCGTGGGCACGTTTGGCGACCCCGACACGCCGGGCGACGCGCGGAACCGACTCTTCGGGTTCACGCTCGACGGGCGAGAGCGGTGGTCGTTCGACGCGGGGAGCGCGGTTCGCGGAGTGGCGGCGGTGGGCCAGACGGTGTTCGTCGCGACCGAGAACAGTCCCGAAAGCGGTCGAAACGGCGTGTTGTACGCGCTCCGGTGA
- a CDS encoding DICT sensory domain-containing protein yields the protein MTLSSIIADVRGNERTLTVYDPTDPNDVSELRRHFEVQNVEVNEATVPEGPENFVVLQDDGEFLAAADLDTLRRAVTFESGLIEADDFGTTQVPEILKHVDDTTFTAYGKRRMILASREIEERAWRTGGGELHAGFQRLSLFRDQWDLYARIADRGVHVHAYGLPDWEPPETEWLTVHDDDEPEVRDSWFVVFESRDRDNCALLAEEREPNEFAGFWTYDDAVVGDVLGHLRSAYS from the coding sequence ATGACGCTTTCGTCCATCATCGCCGACGTGCGGGGGAACGAACGGACGCTCACCGTGTACGACCCGACCGACCCGAACGACGTCTCGGAGTTGAGGCGCCACTTCGAGGTTCAGAACGTCGAGGTGAACGAGGCCACGGTCCCCGAGGGACCGGAGAACTTCGTCGTCTTGCAGGACGACGGGGAGTTCCTCGCGGCCGCCGACCTCGACACCCTCCGACGCGCCGTCACGTTCGAGAGCGGACTCATCGAGGCGGACGACTTCGGCACGACGCAGGTTCCCGAGATACTCAAGCACGTGGACGACACTACGTTCACCGCCTACGGGAAGCGCCGGATGATTCTGGCCTCGCGCGAAATCGAGGAACGGGCGTGGCGAACGGGCGGCGGCGAACTCCACGCCGGGTTCCAGCGCCTGTCGCTGTTCCGCGACCAGTGGGACCTCTACGCTCGCATCGCCGACCGTGGCGTCCACGTCCACGCCTACGGTCTCCCCGACTGGGAACCGCCGGAGACGGAGTGGCTGACGGTCCACGACGACGACGAGCCAGAAGTCCGGGACTCGTGGTTCGTGGTCTTCGAGTCTCGGGACCGCGACAACTGTGCGCTGCTCGCAGAGGAACGCGAACCGAACGAGTTCGCCGGGTTCTGGACCTACGACGACGCCGTCGTCGGGGACGTGCTGGGCCACTTGCGGTCGGCGTACTCGTAA